The Vicinamibacteria bacterium nucleotide sequence GGCGTCGAGGTATTCCCGTCCCTCGTGGTCCCAGACCTTGGCGTCCTTGCCGCGTACGATTTGAATGCCCCGCTTGGGGTAGATATCCAGTTCGTGGGGAGACTCGGCCGCGGAACGATCCGCACTGGTCGTGCTCATCGGATCCACGTGCCTCGATGCTGAAGCGCCTGTTCGATGGGGCGGCTGACACGAGCGTCGGCAAGGATGACTTCTTTGACACCCCCGCGAAGCGCTTCGGCGGCCGCCAGGGTCTTCTTCTTCATGCGTCCTTCCGCGTATCTTGCGTCTTCGTCGAGTCGCGCGCTCGAAATGGTCTCGATGAGCGAGTTGGGATCGTCCTTGTCGCGGAGCAGCCCCGGAACGTTGGAGAGGATGACGAGCCTCTCGGCCTCGAGGGCCACTGCCAGGCTCGCGGCGGCGCGATCCCCGTCGACGTTGATGGGCTCTCGCTCCTCGCTCAGGGCCGGGGGGCAGACGAGCGGCACGTATCCCGCGTCGAGCAACAACCCCAGAAGATCGACGTTCACCGAGTGAATCTTTCCCGAGAGATCGTCGCGGACGACGAGGCGTCTTCCTCCCTCGACCACTCGGAGCGCCTTCTTGCGCTCGCCGCCGAAGAGCGCGCCATCGACCCCGGAGAGGCCGACCGCGTTGATACCCAGGCGGTGACACAGGGCCACGAGCGTCTTGTTGACCTTGCCGCAATAGACCATGAGGAAGATGTTCAGCGTTTCCCTGTCGGTGTACCGGCTTTCGTGCCCCGATTCGGAAATCAACGTTCGTGGCGGCTTTCCGAGCCGCCTGGAGACCTCGTCCATCTCGTCGTGCGCGCCGTGCACGACGACGAAGCGGAGCCCCCGCTCGAGGTATCTCTTCATGTCGACGAAGACGCCCTGATGATCGATGTCCCTACCACCCCCGA carries:
- a CDS encoding [LysW]-aminoadipate kinase is translated as MSLPVTVVKVGGGRDIDHQGVFVDMKRYLERGLRFVVVHGAHDEMDEVSRRLGKPPRTLISESGHESRYTDRETLNIFLMVYCGKVNKTLVALCHRLGINAVGLSGVDGALFGGERKKALRVVEGGRRLVVRDDLSGKIHSVNVDLLGLLLDAGYVPLVCPPALSEEREPINVDGDRAAASLAVALEAERLVILSNVPGLLRDKDDPNSLIETISSARLDEDARYAEGRMKKKTLAAAEALRGGVKEVILADARVSRPIEQALQHRGTWIR